A genomic window from Macaca mulatta isolate MMU2019108-1 chromosome 19, T2T-MMU8v2.0, whole genome shotgun sequence includes:
- the IGFL3 gene encoding insulin growth factor-like family member 3 isoform X1 → MMPRCCILVLVWGITVFLSQCSQGTTDAPVDSGPWLCQPVPRCGNKIYNPSEQCCYDDAILSLEQTRRCGSNCTFWPCFELCCPESFGPQQKFLVKLKVLGTKSQCHSSPISRSCIGQDLTLSSKLECSGMISAHCSLNLLGSSDPPTSVS, encoded by the exons ATGATGCCACGATGCTGCATCTTGG tTCTTGTTTGGGGGATAACAGTCTTCCTCTCCCAGTGTTCACAAGGAACTACAG ATGCTCCTGTTGACTCAGGACCATGGCTGTGCCAGCCGGTGCCCAGGTGTGGGAACAAGATCTACAACCCTTCGGAGCAGTGCTGTTACGATGATGCCATCTTGTCCTTAGAGCAGACCCGTCGCTGTGGCTCCAACTGCACCTTCTGGCCCTGCTTTGAGCTCTGCTGTCCCGAGTCCTTTGGCCCCCAGCAGAAGTTTCTTGTGAAGCTGAAGGTTCTGGGTACGAAGTCTCAGTGTCACTCATCTCCCATCTCCCGGAGCTGTATCGG acaggatctcactttgtcatctaagctggagtgcagtggcatgatctcagctcactgcagcctcaacctcctgggctcaagtgatcctcctacctcagtctcctaa
- the IGFL3 gene encoding insulin growth factor-like family member 3 isoform X4, which translates to MMPRCCILVLVWGITVFLSQCSQGTTDAPVDSGPWLCQPVPRCGNKIYNPSEQCCYDDAILSLEQTRRCGSNCTFWPCFELCCPESFGPQQKFLVKLKVLGTKSQCHSSPISRSCIG; encoded by the exons ATGATGCCACGATGCTGCATCTTGG tTCTTGTTTGGGGGATAACAGTCTTCCTCTCCCAGTGTTCACAAGGAACTACAG ATGCTCCTGTTGACTCAGGACCATGGCTGTGCCAGCCGGTGCCCAGGTGTGGGAACAAGATCTACAACCCTTCGGAGCAGTGCTGTTACGATGATGCCATCTTGTCCTTAGAGCAGACCCGTCGCTGTGGCTCCAACTGCACCTTCTGGCCCTGCTTTGAGCTCTGCTGTCCCGAGTCCTTTGGCCCCCAGCAGAAGTTTCTTGTGAAGCTGAAGGTTCTGGGTACGAAGTCTCAGTGTCACTCATCTCCCATCTCCCGGAGCTGTATCGGGTAA
- the IGFL3 gene encoding insulin growth factor-like family member 3 isoform X3, which produces MMPRCCILVLVWGITVFLSQCSQGTTDAPVDSGPWLCQPVPRCGNKIYNPSEQCCYDDAILSLEQTRRCGSNCTFWPCFELCCPESFGPQQKFLVKLKVLGTKSQCHSSPISRSCIGISLCHLSWSAVA; this is translated from the exons ATGATGCCACGATGCTGCATCTTGG tTCTTGTTTGGGGGATAACAGTCTTCCTCTCCCAGTGTTCACAAGGAACTACAG ATGCTCCTGTTGACTCAGGACCATGGCTGTGCCAGCCGGTGCCCAGGTGTGGGAACAAGATCTACAACCCTTCGGAGCAGTGCTGTTACGATGATGCCATCTTGTCCTTAGAGCAGACCCGTCGCTGTGGCTCCAACTGCACCTTCTGGCCCTGCTTTGAGCTCTGCTGTCCCGAGTCCTTTGGCCCCCAGCAGAAGTTTCTTGTGAAGCTGAAGGTTCTGGGTACGAAGTCTCAGTGTCACTCATCTCCCATCTCCCGGAGCTGTATCGG gatctcactttgtcatctaagctggagtgcagtggcatga
- the IGFL3 gene encoding insulin growth factor-like family member 3 isoform X2: MMPRCCILVLVWGITVFLSQCSQGTTDAPVDSGPWLCQPVPRCGNKIYNPSEQCCYDDAILSLEQTRRCGSNCTFWPCFELCCPESFGPQQKFLVKLKVLGTKSQCHSSPISRSCIGFLLHHIFFKIHIFNFLSGILRNSLLLGSTAGQLL; this comes from the exons ATGATGCCACGATGCTGCATCTTGG tTCTTGTTTGGGGGATAACAGTCTTCCTCTCCCAGTGTTCACAAGGAACTACAG ATGCTCCTGTTGACTCAGGACCATGGCTGTGCCAGCCGGTGCCCAGGTGTGGGAACAAGATCTACAACCCTTCGGAGCAGTGCTGTTACGATGATGCCATCTTGTCCTTAGAGCAGACCCGTCGCTGTGGCTCCAACTGCACCTTCTGGCCCTGCTTTGAGCTCTGCTGTCCCGAGTCCTTTGGCCCCCAGCAGAAGTTTCTTGTGAAGCTGAAGGTTCTGGGTACGAAGTCTCAGTGTCACTCATCTCCCATCTCCCGGAGCTGTATCGG atttctattgcatcacattttctttaagatccatatttttaattttttatctggCATTTTGAGGAATTCTTTGTTATTGGGATCTACTGCTGGACAATTGTTATGA